The Carassius auratus strain Wakin chromosome 27, ASM336829v1, whole genome shotgun sequence genome includes a region encoding these proteins:
- the LOC113045365 gene encoding integrin beta-1-like isoform X2, translating into MDVRLLLISVLLGLSRAQLDGNECTKASAQSCGECIQVGEKCGWCTDENFLKQGEQKSTRCDEIEALIKKGCNKSSIENPRGNVTVSKNQSLTEHTNSTKDGAKLKPDQITQIQPQKLTLDLRSGEAQKFVLTFRRAEDYPIDLYYLMDLSYSMKDDLENVKNLGTKLMTEMQKITSDFRIGFGSFVEKTVMPYISTTPAKLLNPCTSDQNCTSPFSYKNVLSLTSDGSQFNTLVSKQQISGNLDSPEGGFDAIMQVAVCANQIGWRNVTRLLVFSTDAGFHFAGDGKLGGIVLPNDGKCHLQDNMYTMSHYYDYPSIAHLVQKLSENNIQTIFAVTKEFQPVYQELKNLIPKSAVGTLSSDSGNVINLIIDAYNSLSSEIILENSRLPEGVSISYISHCKNGVSQEGENGRKCSNIAIGDQVTFEVAVTAKGCPSNGKSETLKIKPLGFTEEVEIVLNFICECECHKEGIPNSPNCSDGNGTLECGACRCNEGRIGRVCECSKDEVRTEDLDANCRMDNGTDICSNNGDCVCGTCECKKRDNPEERYSGKFCECDNFNCDRSNNKLCGGHGRCECRKCICDANYTGSACDCSLDTSTCMASNKQICNGRGTCECGTCKCIDTKFQGQTCEICPTCPGVCTEHKDCVQCRAFGSGDKKDTCEKECTNFDLKMVKKKEELPQPNDQPYINHCKERDANDCWFFFTYATRNDSTVVVHVAEELECPSGPDIIPIVAGVVAGIVLIGLALLLIWKLLMIIHDRREFAKFEKEKMNAKWDAGENPIYKSAVTTVVNPKYEGK; encoded by the exons AACTTTTTGAAGCAAGGCGAGCAGAAGTCCACACGGTGTGATGAGATTGAAGCTCTGATTAAGAAGGGCTGTAATAAGTCCAGTATAGAAAATCCTCGGGGAAATGTTACCGTCAGCAAGAACCAATCTTTAACAGAGCACACAAACAGCACTAAGGATGGAGCAAAACTAAAGCCAGACCAGATCACCCAGATTCAACCGCAGAAACTCACCCTAGACCTCCGATCAG GTGAAGCTCAGAAGTTCGTTTTGACATTCAGGAGGGCTGAGGATTATCCCATAGATCTCTACTACCTGATGGACCTCAGCTACTCAATGAAAGATGATTTAGAGAACGTCAAAAACCTGGGAACCAAACTGATGACTGAAATGCAAAAGATCACATCTGACTTCAGGATCG GCTTTGGCTCCTTTGTGGAAAAAACTGTCATGCCATACATCAGCACAACGCCAGCCAAGCTGCTAAACCCCTGCACATCAGACCAGAACTGCACAAGCCCGTTCAGCTATAAAAACGTGCTGAGTTTGACTTCCGATGGATCTCAGTTTAATACCCTTGTGAGCAAACAGCAGATCTCAGGAAACCTGGACTCACCAGAAGGAGGGTTCGACGCCATCATGCAAGTGGCTGTCTGTGCg AACCAAATTGGCTGGAGGAATGTGACCCGTCTGCTTGTGTTTTCCACGGATGCTGGATTCCACTTTGCTGGAGACGGAAAACTGGGCGGCATCGTGCTTCCTAATGATGGGAAATGCCATCTGCAGGATAACATGTACACTATGAGCCATTACTAT GACTATCCTTCGATCGCACATCTGGTTCAGAAATTAAGCGAAAACAACATTCAGACCATTTTTGCTGTAACTAAAGAGTTCCAGCCTGTTTACCAG GAGCTGAAAAACCTCATTCCAAAGTCAGCTGTGGGAACGCTGTCTTCCGACTCCGGCAATGTGATCAATCTCATTATTGATGCATATAAT TCTCTGTCTTCTGAGATCATTCTGGAGAACAGTAGGCTCCCCGAAGGTGTGTCCATTTCCTACATCTCCCACTGCAAGAATGGAGTGAGTCAAGAAGGAGAAAATGGGAGAAAGTGCTCCAACATCGCCATTGGGGATCAG GTGACGTTTGAGGTAGCGGTCACGGCTAAGGGCTGTCCATCTAATGGCAAATCAGAGACTTTAAAGATCAAGCCGCTGGGTTTCACTGAGGAGGTGGAGATCGTCCTCAACTTCATCTGTGAATGTGAGTGTCATAAAGAAGGAATCCCTAACAGTCCAAACTGTAGCGACGGCAATGGCACTCTGGAGTGTGGAGCATGCAG GTGCAATGAGGGACGTATTGGCAGGGTTTGTGAATGTAGTAAAGATGAGGTCAGAACAGAAGATCTGGATGCAAACTGCCGCATGGATAACGGCACGGACATCTGCAGCAACAATGGAGACTGCGTTTGTGGAACGTGCGAGTGCAAAAAAAGAGACAACCCAGAGGAGAGATACAGCGGAAAGTTCTGCGAGTGCGACAACTTCAACTGTGACCGCTCCAACAACAAGCTCTGCGGAG GTCACGGTCGTTGTGAATGCAGGAAGTGTATCTGTGACGCTAACTACACAGGAAGTGCTTGCGACTGCTCATTGGACACCTCAACCTGTATGGCCAGTAACAAACAGATCTGTAACGGTCGGGGCACCTGCGAGTGCGGCACGTGTAAATGTATAGACACAAAGTTTCAGGGTCAAACCTGTGAGATCTGCCCAACCTGTCCTGGAGTTTGCACTGAACACAA GGATTGTGTCCAGTGCCGAGCATTTGGTTCTGGTGATAAGAAAGACACATGTGAGAAAGAGTGTACTAACTTCGATCTTAAAATGGTGAAGAAGAAGGAGGAACTTCCTCAGCCCAACGACCAGCCCTACATCAATCACTGCAAAGAGCGTGATGCTAACGATTGTTGGTTCTTCTTCACCTACGCTACCAGGAATGACAGCACCGTTGTGGTCCATGTGGCAGAGGAGCTTG AGTGTCCCTCTGGCCCTGACATCATCCCCATTGTAGCTGGTGTGGTCGCAGGAATCGTTCTGATTGGTTTAGCACTTCTGCTCATCTGGAAGCTGCTCATGATTATTCATGACCGCAGAGAGTTCGCCAAGTTCGAGAAAGAGAAGATGAATGCCAAGTGGGATGCG GGTGAGAACCCCATTTACAAGAGTGCTGTGACGACAGTGGTCAACCCTAAATATGAGGGCAAGTAA
- the LOC113045365 gene encoding integrin beta-1-like isoform X1: protein MDVRLLLISVLLGLSRAQLDGNECTKASAQSCGECIQVGEKCGWCTDENFLKQGEQKSTRCDEIEALIKKGCNKSSIENPRGNVTVSKNQSLTEHTNSTKDGAKLKPDQITQIQPQKLTLDLRSGEAQKFVLTFRRAEDYPIDLYYLMDLSYSMKDDLENVKNLGTKLMTEMQKITSDFRIGFGSFVEKTVMPYISTTPAKLLNPCTSDQNCTSPFSYKNVLSLTSDGSQFNTLVSKQQISGNLDSPEGGFDAIMQVAVCANQIGWRNVTRLLVFSTDAGFHFAGDGKLGGIVLPNDGKCHLQDNMYTMSHYYDYPSIAHLVQKLSENNIQTIFAVTKEFQPVYQELKNLIPKSAVGTLSSDSGNVINLIIDAYNSLSSEIILENSRLPEGVSISYISHCKNGVSQEGENGRKCSNIAIGDQVTFEVAVTAKGCPSNGKSETLKIKPLGFTEEVEIVLNFICECECHKEGIPNSPNCSDGNGTLECGACRCNEGRIGRVCECSKDEVRTEDLDANCRMDNGTDICSNNGDCVCGTCECKKRDNPEERYSGKFCECDNFNCDRSNNKLCGGHGRCECRKCICDANYTGSACDCSLDTSTCMASNKQICNGRGTCECGTCKCIDTKFQGQTCEICPTCPGVCTEHKDCVQCRAFGSGDKKDTCEKECTNFDLKMVKKKEELPQPNDQPYINHCKERDANDCWFFFTYATRNDSTVVVHVAEELECPSGPDIIPIVAGVVAGIVLIGLALLLIWKLLMIIHDRREFAKFEKEKMNAKWDAQENPIYKSPINKFQNPSYGNKGVTL from the exons AACTTTTTGAAGCAAGGCGAGCAGAAGTCCACACGGTGTGATGAGATTGAAGCTCTGATTAAGAAGGGCTGTAATAAGTCCAGTATAGAAAATCCTCGGGGAAATGTTACCGTCAGCAAGAACCAATCTTTAACAGAGCACACAAACAGCACTAAGGATGGAGCAAAACTAAAGCCAGACCAGATCACCCAGATTCAACCGCAGAAACTCACCCTAGACCTCCGATCAG GTGAAGCTCAGAAGTTCGTTTTGACATTCAGGAGGGCTGAGGATTATCCCATAGATCTCTACTACCTGATGGACCTCAGCTACTCAATGAAAGATGATTTAGAGAACGTCAAAAACCTGGGAACCAAACTGATGACTGAAATGCAAAAGATCACATCTGACTTCAGGATCG GCTTTGGCTCCTTTGTGGAAAAAACTGTCATGCCATACATCAGCACAACGCCAGCCAAGCTGCTAAACCCCTGCACATCAGACCAGAACTGCACAAGCCCGTTCAGCTATAAAAACGTGCTGAGTTTGACTTCCGATGGATCTCAGTTTAATACCCTTGTGAGCAAACAGCAGATCTCAGGAAACCTGGACTCACCAGAAGGAGGGTTCGACGCCATCATGCAAGTGGCTGTCTGTGCg AACCAAATTGGCTGGAGGAATGTGACCCGTCTGCTTGTGTTTTCCACGGATGCTGGATTCCACTTTGCTGGAGACGGAAAACTGGGCGGCATCGTGCTTCCTAATGATGGGAAATGCCATCTGCAGGATAACATGTACACTATGAGCCATTACTAT GACTATCCTTCGATCGCACATCTGGTTCAGAAATTAAGCGAAAACAACATTCAGACCATTTTTGCTGTAACTAAAGAGTTCCAGCCTGTTTACCAG GAGCTGAAAAACCTCATTCCAAAGTCAGCTGTGGGAACGCTGTCTTCCGACTCCGGCAATGTGATCAATCTCATTATTGATGCATATAAT TCTCTGTCTTCTGAGATCATTCTGGAGAACAGTAGGCTCCCCGAAGGTGTGTCCATTTCCTACATCTCCCACTGCAAGAATGGAGTGAGTCAAGAAGGAGAAAATGGGAGAAAGTGCTCCAACATCGCCATTGGGGATCAG GTGACGTTTGAGGTAGCGGTCACGGCTAAGGGCTGTCCATCTAATGGCAAATCAGAGACTTTAAAGATCAAGCCGCTGGGTTTCACTGAGGAGGTGGAGATCGTCCTCAACTTCATCTGTGAATGTGAGTGTCATAAAGAAGGAATCCCTAACAGTCCAAACTGTAGCGACGGCAATGGCACTCTGGAGTGTGGAGCATGCAG GTGCAATGAGGGACGTATTGGCAGGGTTTGTGAATGTAGTAAAGATGAGGTCAGAACAGAAGATCTGGATGCAAACTGCCGCATGGATAACGGCACGGACATCTGCAGCAACAATGGAGACTGCGTTTGTGGAACGTGCGAGTGCAAAAAAAGAGACAACCCAGAGGAGAGATACAGCGGAAAGTTCTGCGAGTGCGACAACTTCAACTGTGACCGCTCCAACAACAAGCTCTGCGGAG GTCACGGTCGTTGTGAATGCAGGAAGTGTATCTGTGACGCTAACTACACAGGAAGTGCTTGCGACTGCTCATTGGACACCTCAACCTGTATGGCCAGTAACAAACAGATCTGTAACGGTCGGGGCACCTGCGAGTGCGGCACGTGTAAATGTATAGACACAAAGTTTCAGGGTCAAACCTGTGAGATCTGCCCAACCTGTCCTGGAGTTTGCACTGAACACAA GGATTGTGTCCAGTGCCGAGCATTTGGTTCTGGTGATAAGAAAGACACATGTGAGAAAGAGTGTACTAACTTCGATCTTAAAATGGTGAAGAAGAAGGAGGAACTTCCTCAGCCCAACGACCAGCCCTACATCAATCACTGCAAAGAGCGTGATGCTAACGATTGTTGGTTCTTCTTCACCTACGCTACCAGGAATGACAGCACCGTTGTGGTCCATGTGGCAGAGGAGCTTG AGTGTCCCTCTGGCCCTGACATCATCCCCATTGTAGCTGGTGTGGTCGCAGGAATCGTTCTGATTGGTTTAGCACTTCTGCTCATCTGGAAGCTGCTCATGATTATTCATGACCGCAGAGAGTTCGCCAAGTTCGAGAAAGAGAAGATGAATGCCAAGTGGGATGCG CAAGAGAACCCAATATACAAGAGCCCCATTAATAAATTCCAGAATCCAAGTTATGGAAATAAAGGCGTCACACTCTGA